In Campylobacter mucosalis, a single window of DNA contains:
- a CDS encoding helicase HerA domain-containing protein codes for MSDKFLLGIKDNEPFFYKSSDLNTHALIVGMTGSGKTGLGVTLLEEICLKNIPSFVIDPKGDMANLCLSLKNADEFLPYAKDKDTAENLANSLKIGLENSFGSLARVSEFKDSVDFTIYTPKSSSGVGVALLGDFTLPQNLDDEAMINYINSLTSSILSLVSLQNDDTSKEYILINEILISTFKQGKILTLNELILTLNEPPFSQIGVFEIEKFYPANERFKLSVKLNSLIASANFKAYTNGERLDIKNMLFNGKKAKCNIFSISHLNDNERMFFVTFLLNEIIAWLRTTEGTDELRAVF; via the coding sequence ATGAGTGATAAATTTCTGCTTGGCATTAAAGATAACGAGCCATTTTTTTATAAAAGTAGCGATTTAAACACTCACGCACTCATTGTCGGTATGACAGGTTCAGGCAAAACCGGACTTGGTGTTACGCTACTTGAAGAGATTTGTTTAAAAAATATCCCAAGCTTTGTCATTGATCCAAAAGGTGATATGGCTAATCTTTGTTTGTCGCTTAAAAATGCTGATGAATTTTTGCCTTACGCAAAAGATAAAGACACGGCAGAAAATTTAGCAAATAGTCTAAAAATCGGACTTGAAAATAGTTTTGGTAGTTTAGCGCGAGTTAGTGAGTTTAAAGATAGCGTGGATTTTACGATTTATACACCAAAAAGCAGCAGTGGGGTTGGTGTAGCACTTTTAGGCGACTTTACGTTACCGCAAAATTTAGACGATGAAGCAATGATAAACTACATAAATTCGCTTACAAGTTCTATTTTGTCGCTAGTTTCACTTCAAAATGACGATACATCAAAAGAGTATATTTTAATAAATGAAATTTTAATAAGCACTTTTAAACAAGGTAAAATTTTAACTCTAAATGAGCTGATTTTAACTCTAAATGAGCCACCATTTAGCCAAATTGGCGTCTTTGAGATTGAGAAATTTTATCCAGCAAATGAGCGTTTTAAGCTTAGCGTCAAATTAAACTCACTCATTGCAAGTGCGAATTTTAAAGCCTATACAAACGGCGAACGACTTGATATAAAAAATATGCTTTTTAACGGCAAAAAGGCAAAATGCAACATTTTTAGCATATCGCACCTAAATGATAACGAGCGTATGTTTTTTGTTACGTTTTTATTAAATGAAATTATCGCTTGGTTAAGGACGACAGAAGGCACAGATGAGCTTAGGGCGGTGTTTTAA
- a CDS encoding methylenetetrahydrofolate reductase: MLKGNLKNNKAGILLYGLTPPKAEFDEQKLREISSRWTERINSVNADGLVLYEIQDESARMGERTFEFSDTLSPNNYYNDYLNVKTPSIFYNVANKYDEQKFREILAHQSANLSVFVGAASSKIEPKMSLNRAYEIARDEFKNLCVGGICIAERHAKKGDEEQRMAHKVSLGAKFFISQAVFDLPLAKELLNAVARANLNVPIIFTFTTCGTPKTLEFIKWLGINVPQNVEERLLKSSDILAESSKICVENFAQLYLLGQNLGVSVGANIESVMAKRAEIEASLSLVKEFRGVL; the protein is encoded by the coding sequence ATGCTAAAAGGGAATTTAAAAAATAATAAAGCTGGAATTTTACTTTACGGACTTACACCGCCAAAAGCGGAGTTTGACGAGCAAAAGCTTCGTGAAATTTCATCTCGCTGGACGGAGCGTATAAATAGCGTAAATGCCGATGGCTTGGTGCTTTATGAGATACAAGATGAGAGTGCTAGAATGGGTGAGCGGACGTTTGAGTTTAGCGACACCCTAAGCCCAAATAACTACTACAACGACTATCTAAATGTAAAAACGCCAAGTATTTTTTACAACGTGGCAAACAAATATGATGAGCAGAAATTCCGTGAAATTTTGGCTCATCAAAGTGCCAATCTAAGCGTATTTGTAGGAGCCGCCTCGAGTAAGATAGAGCCAAAAATGAGCCTAAATAGGGCTTATGAGATAGCACGAGATGAGTTTAAAAACCTTTGTGTAGGCGGTATTTGTATAGCCGAAAGACACGCCAAAAAAGGCGATGAGGAGCAAAGAATGGCTCACAAAGTATCGCTTGGCGCGAAATTTTTCATCTCGCAGGCGGTATTTGATCTGCCTTTAGCCAAAGAGCTTTTAAATGCCGTGGCAAGGGCAAATTTAAATGTGCCAATCATCTTTACATTTACGACTTGTGGGACGCCAAAAACGCTTGAATTTATAAAGTGGCTTGGCATAAATGTGCCACAAAACGTAGAGGAACGCCTTTTAAAAAGCAGTGATATTTTGGCTGAGTCGTCAAAAATTTGCGTTGAGAATTTCGCTCAGCTTTATTTGCTTGGTCAAAATTTAGGAGTAAGTGTAGGTGCAAATATCGAAAGTGTGATGGCAAAACGTGCCGAGATAGAGGCTAGTTTAAGCCTTGTAAAGGAGTTTAGAGGGGTATTATAA